agatacactcacggaaccagcggtacctgtggatggtaagAGTTTATTATGTAAGCCAGCGGGAATCGTAAATGGCGAGAGTTCTCTATGAGCTAGCAGGGACCGTGGATGATAATGTAAATGTGTGCTGAGAATCGGGTTGGTCGAATGTCTAATTGATGCACAGAAGCCGCGTCCGCATTCGGACTTTGCCTGGATCAGCGAGATCTGGGGGCAGAGGATGTTAATCAGTAAGTTTGGTGTCGCACCAAAGGGATGTTAATCTACTCGAGTAATTTTcggcatttctttctattcaaaagtaaataaataaatatttttaacacaaaaattgtgtgacatgagtttatttttacgttacatgtttcaggaaaatatgagtaaagatgagattttcatgataatattttaaattgtataaattataataagataattttaagACCCCTTATTgtaaagaaagttcaaagttacagatgttcggtaccccaacttaaagttttaaacggatcagagtgcacccacactgtttacagagtggttatatatggttgtggatttctcctgagtgcacacctgattccGAACCAGAACTTAAtaaagaaaatctcacttaatgattatgtacgttaatttagtttggtcggccagccaattAAATCCAGTTTTAGGATCGCACAACCCACCAATTAAATCCAGTTTTAGGatcgcacaacccaatcataggggtaaacatgacttacggctaacagacataagggtggtttttacaatatatgtttatacatatttaattatgtgtacagagttattgatgatttgaaagataaatatatGTTTATTTGAAAAGTGTCATTCTTGtacctaaatgatgatctaaaggaaacgtataaagaaaagtatatatatatatatatatatatatatatatatatatatgtataattaaatattttgacaattttaaaattaaaagtttaatttaacagtaacagtatatgattattaaattttactgttatagtcgatggtaaaaattttatacataaatttttaaatttacatttattttagaaacagttttaaagttatagtattaaatattgttttacgaaattttaaaatctcattttggccacacactaataataattttatttacttactgagcgtcgtcttactccaatcatattttacatttcagataactctgaaggacatatcgAAAATCAGGCATAACAAGCATGcgagtggggatagaaaaataaagattgattagaaatattagtatgatattatatgattatgcattgtgtaatttttcttcttttggaataAATGATTATAATACAGTTAATTAACGTTCTGATTTagtaataattgagtttatttactttcactgtaaattaatggtaaaagtaaatatctcatatcattggGGGATGGGGTATTACAAGTTTATATAATATTGAATCGATTTAAGGTCGATATATAGTTTTAAAGGTTACATATTCAATAGAAACATCCCCTAATTTTtttgttatataatttttgaaaaatcttagacaaactttttttttttttttttgtatttgtttttaaatcaatatcagaaaataaaaaattattttagagagAGCTAAACAAAccctttattttctacctttttagtatgaaacttaaaaaattaaacaatatattaaaattttataattctttaaaaactaaaaaataaaaaaaaaatttcttcaacTAGATGAACACTTGAATTTTCATAGTTAATCGATGAAAAACTTATTTTGTAACAACAGATAaaaataaaacacacacacacacacatcttaaGTCTATTTTCATactaaaaggaaaataaatagtgAACAATGGGTATAACATTGGCACATACAGAGTGGGAGATTATATAATAGTACAAGTGCCAACAAACTTAAATTGGAAAAGGTTAAAACTAGGCATTGTGTAGgcttattaaaataataatgttCAAAATTCATACATGAACCTTGTTGATTGAAGTCTAATCTTTCCTAATCGTATGGgtcatatataaaatttctgtgGGTAGAGTACTTCTCTTTCTTTTTccgttttgttttttttttttactagatTGCTAATATGATTATCCAAAAATATTATAGTCTTAGTCATCAATGTAGTTCACATTTAATAAATACAAAAGGGGAAAGAGGTAGGCATCAAGAATAATCCTATCAAGAAGTATATTATTTAGGTACCAGTATCAATTTGTCAAGATGACAAGATCTCCTCCCCATATAAGTTCAAAAAGGTTTATGTGCAAAGTTACCTTTTGGAAGCCAAGACAAATAGTGAAAATATTTAACAAGTGAAATAATTAAAACAATATCTCTAGAAGCattagtagagagagagagagagagagagagagagagagagagagagagagattagaagtgaaacaaaatattttttagaaaaaggaaaaattaggTAAAGTATTATCTTGAAATTTAAGATAATACACCTCGAGAATTTAAaattgttatgtatatgtgtgtgtgtgtgtgtgtgtgtgtttacttTTCAGTTCGATCAGATTATAGATGATCCTCCAATCATCAGTTGAACAAAACTGCACACTAttacaaaaacctaaattttctCAACGTGATTGCTGTTCAAAAGTCAATATCTAACGCTACAGTCCTTTGATGACCAATCCGACTATTCAAAACTATCTTCTATGATGAGTCTTCTATCTGCCGACAAGAAATCAACACGATCAGACGACGAATAGCCCTCCAATCGTCGATTGATCAAAACTGCATACTATAAcaaaaacccaaattttctcttaTTCTTCTCTCTTTCCGCCGCACACTTTTTCTCACTTTTCTAATGGAATTCTATACTCTCAATCATAATTTTGTTTACTTAAATGTGTAAAAAGACCTCTAAAAAAGCCCCCCAAAAAAAAGGGTTAAAGGATTGAATGAGTTTCTCCACATATATAGAAGAGATACCCAAACCCAACATATAtactattaattaaaaataaaaataaaaacctaaaacaattttcaatttatttttttactcaaggttttcaaaatactttttttattttataaatataaaattaaaataataattctaacTTTAATGGGTGATTTGATAACTACTATTTCTTGATATCTACTTATAAAAGTTATCTTTCTTACTGTTTGCATTATTCCCCTATTTTTTTCGGCCCACTTTACTTCTAATGACCAATTAAAAATAGTTGAATATCAAAATTTATTCTATTTATTCCAAACCTaataaacacaaatatatttttgagagaagttttttaaattttaatttaattagatTTTCATGGGTTTAACCAAAGTTTGACTTGCTTTGACCAAAACTGAGTCTTGACTGGAGTGCTAAAATAATTACCCTGCCCAAAATAATAGTAAGAATAATTACAAGTGCATGAATTAAGATGGAAACAGAGGATTTAgtctattttaattaattaattaatcaatcaatAATTTCTAGACTTTTTACTTGGTTCCTGTGACGACGTGGCTGACTGGGATTCGCTGAGGCATCCAAATGATAGTGGAAGACTTCTAGGTACATCCATTTGACCCTACCGTTTTGGTTCCGACGTGGCATGTTTTCATTGGTTCCTTGCACGACCAGTGCTTGAGCCGACAGTAGTCAGTTCTTGGGGTCCACCAAACACGATAACTTGACAATTTCGTTCCCGAGAGATTCCCCGATATTTTAACTAAATATCGCACAGAAACGACACAATAACGATAACGAAAGGGAAAAGTCATCCACTGGTGAGTGGCGAATGATAAAAATTGTaaacccagagagagagagagagagagagagagagagagagggcgggTGAGGGTTGGTGACAATAGCAGGCACAGCATGGAGCAGGAACCTTCGCCGGAAAGCTCGAGCCGGAGTGTGGCCGGAGACGGCCTAAACGGCGTCAGATTATATGGATTCTCGGCGGATTACGAGTACCTGGCGGCGCCGATGCGGAGCTTTAGAGGTTCGTCGCTTTGCCCTTGGGATGCGTCGCCGTCAGGAATATTGGAGACGGCGGAGGCTCGAGCGCTGGCTGCCTCCAGAAACCACAAGGAAGCAGAGAAGCGGAGGAGGCAGCGAATCAATTCGCACCTCGACAAGCTTCGTAGCCTTCTCTCCTGTGATTCTAAAgtacgtctctctctctctctctctctctctctctctctctctctctctctctctctctctctcaaatcttGTCTCTCTTTTTTGTTCTAGTGTTTTGGAAGCAGTTTTCTTGCTTTTCGAAGCAAAAATTGCGCGAATTTTAGATcttaaaatgaagaaaattaagtTTGGAACGCTTTGATAACACGCTTGTTTTTGAAATATTGGAAGAACTACGATCGAGCGTCGAACTTGGAAGGTTTTCCAGATGCTGATGAGCAACTGTGTATTTCTCTTTCTCTGCTTTTACTTTAGGGTTTTGAAGGTTGTATTGGTAGTGGAAACACTGGTTTCGAGCTTTGTTTAATGACTTAAATTCTGAAAATTTCGGATCCATGTCTCTTTTTAAGCTTTTAATTGCTCTGAGAAGACAGTATCTGAAAAGAGAAAGGAATATCAAGGCCTTTCTGGTTTGGTTTCTAGGGTTTGTATGTTTGGGAAAGTTGCTGAGCTTTTTCCCATCTAGGATTTCAATTTCAAAATCTTCTCTGTTTGTAAtattagtttaatttaattattaattcatTTGAATTTGCTCAGACGGACAAGGCGTCTCTGCTCGCAAAAGTGGTCCAGCGCGTGAGAGAGCTGGAACAGCAGACCTCAGAGCTCACCCAGCTTGAAACCACCCCCTCGGAGACCGACGAGGTCACCGTACTCTCCGGCGACGGCGCTGGGTCGACGTTCAAAGCGTTGCTGTGCTGCGAGGACCGGTCCGATCTCATCCCTGACATAATCGAAACCCTCAAATCGCTGCGCCTGAAGACGCTGAAGGCGGAAATGGTGACCCTCGGCGGACGAATCCGGAACGTGTTGATTGTCGCCGGAGACGACGAAAGCCCCGCCGACACCGTGTCGGTGCACTTCCTGCAGAACGCGTTGAAGTCGCTGTTGGAGCGTTCGAATTCCGGCATCCTCCGATCGAAAAGGCGGCGCTTTTAACAAACTACTCCTTGCTTTTCCGTGCaacagaagaagaaagaaaaagtagACGAGTTGGTGAAAATGTAAGTAGTAAGTTGTATGTTTGATTTGAACTGTTCAAGTGCATGAGTTCTCTGATGGAGGAAGGGAAGAGACTTAAATTAGGAGCTGTTGCTGATGAGTTTGAATAGAGAATGGAGCAGGTTGGGTGGGGTTTTAGTTGAAGGGTTTTTAGAATGAAGCTTCTAAGAATACAGCATTGAAGAACGAAGACTGCACaagcggagagagagagagagacattagTTGTCACaagaatcaagagagagagagacattaaTTGTCACAAGAATCAAGAAAGATATATTTTCTCTGCTGCATTCTGAAGCTTTTCTTGTCTCAATCTCAAAGTTTCGGTATGAATTCTCAACATTGAACAGCTCCTGCCAAATGGGATCAGGTTTTAACTATATATATCCTATGCAATCTttgttttttcttcttaaaaaaatTCACTCCGACCCCCACCCCACCCTTCATGCATGGGAGGATTGATTTGTCATCCACAATTTCCCATTTCACATTTTCCTTCACCCTGTGACCTCCCTTCGTTCTACTTTATTCATAGACTAGCTAGCTTGGAATGGGTTCATTTCTGATCACAAACACATTGCCCACCTGTTTTACTTTACAAAATTGTTAGGCCAAGATGTGATGGCAATCTAGCTTGCATGAGAAATTCTCGGGATATGAATCTGAGTCACAGTCCATTTATTACAACCTAAGGTGATTGAATGAAGTGCCCATTGTCATCTATAAGTTTTGGTATAATGATAGTTGCTCCATATCCTACAAATAatattggactcaaaaagtattaaaataatGTAGTTGTTTCTCTTTTTCATATGTTATTTTCATGCGCGCCACTATTATGTCATCACCTCACTTCAAAATGAAGATCATCATGTATAAGAAATGTTGATCTATTATTTTTTACGTTTATTATGTGTTCATGACCAAAGATTTCAACTTTAGAATTGAATTTACGATAGTTTTTAGGCAAAAGTTATTATACTTTtacattacattttatttaaattcacacaaattcacaTTTAATATCTAAAACTTAAATTCCTATATATGGAGTTAAGAGAATAGCTTATACACACGTTTATATAAACTAGCCACGGGCAAATACAGTATGTATGCTCTGCAATTTTTGAGTGATAATTATTTATTACCTATAAATATAatgtaattaaataaataaataatttatttaaatatgaatatatgaaaTAAGTAGAAGACTATTAATAGAGATATCCCCTTCACTtattaaaaataacaattataaacttaacaattattattattgtagcgGGATAAAATTGGTGATGACCTGCGACCGTAACTCTCCGACTTTCGATAACCTGAAAAGGATGGAAACATAGCAGGCTTGGAGGACCTAGGGTGTACTCTGAGTGATCTCTCTGATGCTTAAGTAAAAGAACGCCTCAAAGGGGTCGAATGTAACAGTAAAGTGGATTAAGAGTGAGTTACCGTGGCTTGTTTGCATCACTCTTCTTTATAGTGGCGAGATTTGACCCTTGGGGTGATCCGTCATTATGGCACGGGGGCGTGGATGACTTCAGAGGTTTAAAGCCCCAGC
This Malania oleifera isolate guangnan ecotype guangnan chromosome 11, ASM2987363v1, whole genome shotgun sequence DNA region includes the following protein-coding sequences:
- the LOC131168085 gene encoding transcription factor bHLH106-like, giving the protein MEQEPSPESSSRSVAGDGLNGVRLYGFSADYEYLAAPMRSFRGSSLCPWDASPSGILETAEARALAASRNHKEAEKRRRQRINSHLDKLRSLLSCDSKTDKASLLAKVVQRVRELEQQTSELTQLETTPSETDEVTVLSGDGAGSTFKALLCCEDRSDLIPDIIETLKSLRLKTLKAEMVTLGGRIRNVLIVAGDDESPADTVSVHFLQNALKSLLERSNSGILRSKRRRF